A stretch of Aedes aegypti strain LVP_AGWG chromosome 2, AaegL5.0 Primary Assembly, whole genome shotgun sequence DNA encodes these proteins:
- the LOC5576056 gene encoding facilitated trehalose transporter Tret1 isoform X1 — protein sequence MLVDWNSQRSDCDLSPRDGESDNFLSKRMVAMANPADNPEPPTITTTTAQDDKLSAKPLKSSTESLNSDSNGNPLTRKAAIMQVTMAIVANITIISSGMGLGFPSIAMIELTNSTSSVMLTENQASWFASVTSILCPFGGLLAGFLLDKIGRKKTLYFINVISVVSWGIMAFASKTDEMLLFVELMVARVIIGLAIGLSSSPASVYAAEISHPNLRGRLTLLTALCTGIGMLAVYTLGYLFKDDWRFVCILCGIFTLISLVSVYPIPESPSWLVSKNKLPKAEKCLKKVRAIKENNHPKIHEELDNLADNIARFRANQTSSSKLIMLRKPEVYKPLSIMCTFFFFQQFTGIFVIIVYAARFSIEAGVSIDPFLSAVFVGLTRVVTTILMSYISDSFGRRPPALFSGFGMATCMFGLAACTVYPVKGTELQWVPTFLLVAFIFCATLGFLTLPFAMIAEMFPTKARGFLAGLTIFAGYTMSFIIIKVYPAMVHAMGNEYVFLFFGIVSVIGIGFVYMFLPETKGRTLEEIENYFRGQVDAGEVELKQNHDSKV from the exons ATGGTAGCGATGGCAAACCCGGCAGACAATCCGGAGCCCCCGACGATAACGACGACCACGGCCCAGGACGACAAACTGTCTGCCAAACCGCTTAAATCCAGCACCGAGAGTCTCAACTCGGACAGCAATGGAAACCCACTGACCCGTAAGGCGGCCATCATGCAGGTCACGATGGCCATCGTCGCCAACATCACCATCATCTCGTCCGGAATGGGGCTGGGATTCCCTTCGATTGCCATGATCGAACTCACTAACTCGACCAGCTCCGTCATGTTGACCGAGAATCAGGCCTCCTGGTTCG CATCGGTGACATCGATTCTGTGTCCGTTCGGTGGACTACTGGCCGGTTTCCTACTGGACAAAATCGGTCGGAAAAAGACACTGTATTTCATCAACGTGATCTCCGTGGTCTCGTGGGGCATCATGGCCTTTGCCAGCAAAACGGACGAAATGCTACTGTTTGTAGAGCTGATGGTTGCCCGAGTGATTATAG GTCTCGCGATTGGGCTTTCGAGTTCGCCCGCTTCGGTGTATGCTGCGGAGATATCGCACCCTAATCTCCGAGGTCGACTAACGCTGCTGACAGCGCTCTGCACCGGCATCGGAATGCTGGCGGTTTACACGTTGGGATATCTGTTTAAG GACGACTGGCGCTTCGTTTGCATCCTGTGCGGAATCTTCACGCTCATCTCGCTCGTGTCGGTGTACCCGATCCCAGAGTCACCCAGCTGGCTGGTGTCCAAGAACAAGCTTCCCAAGGcggaaaaatgtctgaaaaaggTTCGCGCCATCAAGGAAAACAACCATCCCAAAATCCACGAAGAGCTAGACAACCTGGCCGACAACATTGCCCGTTTCCGCGCCAACCAAACGAGCAGCTCCAAGCTTATCATGCTTCGCAAGCCGGAAGTCTACAAGCCTCTGTCGATTATGtgcacattcttcttcttccaaCAGTTCACCGGAATCTTCGTCATCATCGTGTATGCCGCACGCTTTTCTATTGAGGCTGGCGTCAGCATCGACCCCTTCCTGAGTGCAGTCTTCGTGGGTCTCACCCGTGTTGTGACGACTATCTTGATGAGCTACATTTCAGACAGCTTCGGCAGACGTCCACCGGCACTGTTCTCCGGATTCGGAATGGCTACTTGCATGTTCGGACTGGCCGCCTGTACCGTCTATCCGGTCAAGGGTACTGAGTTGCAATGGGTCCCAACATTCCTGCTGGTGGCATTTATCTTCTGTGCTACCCTGGGCTTCCTAACGCTGCCATTCGCCATGATTGCCGAGATGTTCCCAACGAAAGCACGTGGCTTCCTTGCCGGATTGACCATCTTTGCCGGCTACACCATGTCGTTCATCATCATCAAGGTTTACCCGGCCATGGTGCACGCCATGGGCAACGAGTACGTGTTCCTATTTTTCGGTATCGTATCGGTCATCGGCATTGGGTTTGTGTACATGTTCCTACCGGAAACGAAGGGCCGGACCTTGGAGGAAATTGAAAATTACTTCCGGGGACAGGTGGACGCTGGGGAGGTCGAACTTAAGCAGAACCATGATTCTAAGGTTTGA
- the LOC5568445 gene encoding cytochrome P450 307a1: protein MEKFTIFLFSSNTIYLLVACFLVTLIMLLLEVRQKISVKSDLVKLVKSFLFGQWLSVFTQNNKNRNLNDTEVKVLRRAPGPKSYPIIGNLKDLDGYEVPYQAFSVLAKKYGPVVNLKLGVVDAVVINGIEHIKEVLINKAQYFDSRPNFRRYQLLFSGNKENSLAFCDWSEVQKARRDMLVPHTFPRNFSGRFNELNGVINDEIRLVIGESNVNRVIEIKPIIMNICANVFSQYFASHRFELEDPKFQKLVKNFDQIFYEVNQGYAADFLPFLLPLHHRNLKRMDQLAEEIREIMLETIINDRYDNWVEGNTENDYVDSLINHVKSKIGPDMEWETALFALEDIIGGHSAVANFLVKTFGYIIQHPEVQQNIQSEVDRVLETEGKHTVDLSDRNHMPYTEAVIMEALRLIASPIVPHVANQDSQIGGYDVPKDTLIFLNNYDLSMSENLWENPNDFVPERFLQNGRLVKPDFFIPFGAGRRSCMGYKMTQLISFSIIANLLRSYTITPLSGHSYFVPVGSLAMPEKSYEFQINLRH, encoded by the exons ATGGAGAAGTTCACGATATTTTTGTTCAGCTCTAACACAATCTATCTGCTAGTGGCCTGCTTTTTGGTGACTCTGATTATGCTACTCTTGGAAGTGAGGCAGAAAATTAGTGTCAAAAGTGATCTTGTGAAGCTGGTGAAGAGTTTCCTATTCGGACAATGGTTGTCAGTGTTTACGCAGAATAATAAGAATCGCAATTTGAACGATACGGAAGTGAAAGTGCTACGCAGGGCTCCAGGTCCCAAGAGCTATCCAATCATCGGAAATCTGAAAGATTTGGATGGCTATGAAGTTCCGTATCAGGCGTTCAGCGTACTGGCGAAGAAATATGGACCGGTTGTGAATCTAAAACTTGGTGTCGTCGATGCAGTAGTTATCAACGGAATCGAGCACATCAAGGAAGTGTTGATCAACAAGGCTCAGTACTTCGATAGCCGCCCGAATTTCCGCCGTTATCAGCTGCTCTTTTCCGGAAATAAGGAGAACT CACTTGCATTCTGCGACTGGTCCGAGGTCCAGAAAGCTCGTCGTGACATGCTTGTGCCACATACCTTCCCACGTAATTTCTCCGGCCGTTTCAACGAGCTCAACGGCGTCATCAACGATGAGATTCGTCTGGTGATTGGAGAAAGCAACGTGAATAGAGTCATCGAGATCAAACCGATCATCATGAACATCTGCGCGAATGTGTTTTCGCAGTACTTTGCCAGTCACCGTTTTGAACTGGAAGATCCAAAATTCCAAAAGTTGGTCAAGAACTTTGACCAGATTTTCTACGAAGTGAATCAAGGTTATGCCGCGGATTTCCTACCTTTCCTGCTTCCATTGCACCACAGAAATCTGAAACGCATGGATCAGCTAGCCGAGGAAATCCGTGAGATCATGCTTGAAACGATCATCAACGATCGTTATGATAACTGGGTTGAAGGAAACACCGAGAACGACTATGTCGATAGCTTGATCAACCATGTCAAGTCCAAGATCGGCCCGGACATGGAATGGGAAACTGCTTTGTTCGCATTGGAGGACATCATTGGCGGTCACTCAGCAGTGGCCAACTTCCTCGTCAAAACATTCGGTTACATCATTCAACATCCTGAAGTGCAGCAGAACATCCAATCAGAAGTGGACCGTGTACTTGAAACGGAAGGCAAACACACCGTAGACCTGTCCGATCGCAACCACATGCCGTACACCGAAGCCGTCATCATGGAAGCGCTGAGACTGATCGCTTCTCCCATCGTTCCCCACGTCGCCAACCAGGACAGCCAAATTGGAG gTTACGATGTGCCCAAGGATACGCTGATCTTTCTCAACAACTACGACCTCAGCATGTCGGAGAACCTCTGGGAGAACCCGAACGATTTCGTCCCCGAACGTTTCCTGCAAAATGGCCGCCTCGTCAAGCCGGACTTCTTCATCCCCTTCGGAGCCGGCCGTCGTTCGTGCATGGGCTACAAGATGACGCAGCTGATCAGTTTCTCAATCATCGCCAATCTACTGAGATCATACACAATCACACCGCTTTCCGGGCACTCCTACTTCGTTCCGGTGGGCTCGCTCGCAATGCCGGAGAAGTCATATGAATTTCAAATCAACCTTCGACATTGA
- the LOC5576056 gene encoding facilitated trehalose transporter Tret1 isoform X2, producing MVAMANPADNPEPPTITTTTAQDDKLSAKPLKSSTESLNSDSNGNPLTRKAAIMQVTMAIVANITIISSGMGLGFPSIAMIELTNSTSSVMLTENQASWFASVTSILCPFGGLLAGFLLDKIGRKKTLYFINVISVVSWGIMAFASKTDEMLLFVELMVARVIIGLAIGLSSSPASVYAAEISHPNLRGRLTLLTALCTGIGMLAVYTLGYLFKDDWRFVCILCGIFTLISLVSVYPIPESPSWLVSKNKLPKAEKCLKKVRAIKENNHPKIHEELDNLADNIARFRANQTSSSKLIMLRKPEVYKPLSIMCTFFFFQQFTGIFVIIVYAARFSIEAGVSIDPFLSAVFVGLTRVVTTILMSYISDSFGRRPPALFSGFGMATCMFGLAACTVYPVKGTELQWVPTFLLVAFIFCATLGFLTLPFAMIAEMFPTKARGFLAGLTIFAGYTMSFIIIKVYPAMVHAMGNEYVFLFFGIVSVIGIGFVYMFLPETKGRTLEEIENYFRGQVDAGEVELKQNHDSKV from the exons ATGGTAGCGATGGCAAACCCGGCAGACAATCCGGAGCCCCCGACGATAACGACGACCACGGCCCAGGACGACAAACTGTCTGCCAAACCGCTTAAATCCAGCACCGAGAGTCTCAACTCGGACAGCAATGGAAACCCACTGACCCGTAAGGCGGCCATCATGCAGGTCACGATGGCCATCGTCGCCAACATCACCATCATCTCGTCCGGAATGGGGCTGGGATTCCCTTCGATTGCCATGATCGAACTCACTAACTCGACCAGCTCCGTCATGTTGACCGAGAATCAGGCCTCCTGGTTCG CATCGGTGACATCGATTCTGTGTCCGTTCGGTGGACTACTGGCCGGTTTCCTACTGGACAAAATCGGTCGGAAAAAGACACTGTATTTCATCAACGTGATCTCCGTGGTCTCGTGGGGCATCATGGCCTTTGCCAGCAAAACGGACGAAATGCTACTGTTTGTAGAGCTGATGGTTGCCCGAGTGATTATAG GTCTCGCGATTGGGCTTTCGAGTTCGCCCGCTTCGGTGTATGCTGCGGAGATATCGCACCCTAATCTCCGAGGTCGACTAACGCTGCTGACAGCGCTCTGCACCGGCATCGGAATGCTGGCGGTTTACACGTTGGGATATCTGTTTAAG GACGACTGGCGCTTCGTTTGCATCCTGTGCGGAATCTTCACGCTCATCTCGCTCGTGTCGGTGTACCCGATCCCAGAGTCACCCAGCTGGCTGGTGTCCAAGAACAAGCTTCCCAAGGcggaaaaatgtctgaaaaaggTTCGCGCCATCAAGGAAAACAACCATCCCAAAATCCACGAAGAGCTAGACAACCTGGCCGACAACATTGCCCGTTTCCGCGCCAACCAAACGAGCAGCTCCAAGCTTATCATGCTTCGCAAGCCGGAAGTCTACAAGCCTCTGTCGATTATGtgcacattcttcttcttccaaCAGTTCACCGGAATCTTCGTCATCATCGTGTATGCCGCACGCTTTTCTATTGAGGCTGGCGTCAGCATCGACCCCTTCCTGAGTGCAGTCTTCGTGGGTCTCACCCGTGTTGTGACGACTATCTTGATGAGCTACATTTCAGACAGCTTCGGCAGACGTCCACCGGCACTGTTCTCCGGATTCGGAATGGCTACTTGCATGTTCGGACTGGCCGCCTGTACCGTCTATCCGGTCAAGGGTACTGAGTTGCAATGGGTCCCAACATTCCTGCTGGTGGCATTTATCTTCTGTGCTACCCTGGGCTTCCTAACGCTGCCATTCGCCATGATTGCCGAGATGTTCCCAACGAAAGCACGTGGCTTCCTTGCCGGATTGACCATCTTTGCCGGCTACACCATGTCGTTCATCATCATCAAGGTTTACCCGGCCATGGTGCACGCCATGGGCAACGAGTACGTGTTCCTATTTTTCGGTATCGTATCGGTCATCGGCATTGGGTTTGTGTACATGTTCCTACCGGAAACGAAGGGCCGGACCTTGGAGGAAATTGAAAATTACTTCCGGGGACAGGTGGACGCTGGGGAGGTCGAACTTAAGCAGAACCATGATTCTAAGGTTTGA